The sequence below is a genomic window from Gaiellales bacterium.
GGATCCCGAGACCGAGATGGGCCCGATCGCCACCGAGGCCCAGCACGCGAAGATCGCGGCGATGGTCGGCGAGGCCGTCGCCGGCGGCGCCCGCGTGCTGGTCGGCGCCGGCAACGGGGTCACGCTGCCGGAGCAGGGCCGGTTCGCCGCGCCCACGATCCTCGTCGACGTCGCGGCCGAGGCGACGATCGCCCAGGAGGAGGTGTTCGGGCCGGTGCTGGTCGTCCAGCCGTTCCGCGACGAGGACGAGGCGGTCGCGATCGCCAACGGCACGGCCTACGGCCTCGCCGCGGGCCTGTGGACATCGGACGTGCGCCGCGCCCACCGCGTCGCCGGCCGCCTGCGGGCCGGCACCGTCTGGGTGAACAGCTACCGGGTGCTCTCCTACGCGGTCCCGTTCGGCGGCTTCGGCCTCTCCGGGATCGGCCGCGAGAACGGGTTCGAGGCGATCAAGGGCTTCACCGAGACGAAGTCGATCTGGGTCGAGCTCACCGGGGCGACGCGCGACCCGTTCGTGCTCGGCTGACGGGTGAACTTCGCCCGCGACGTCGTCGACGCCGCGCCCGCGGACGCGACGGCGCTGATCGAGCTTGGCCGCGACGGGAGCCGGCGGGAGTGGACGTTCGCGGAGGTCTCGTGCGCGTCGGCCTGCCTGGCGGGGCGGCTGCGGCACGAGGGCGTCGAGCCGGGCGACGTCGTCATGACCCTGGTCGGCAACCGGTCGGAGTGGGCGCTCGCGCTCGTCGCCTGCTTCCGCATCGGCGCGGTCGTGCTGCCGTGCACCGAGCAGCTGCGGGCCGCCGACCTGCAGGCCCGGCTCGGCCTCATCCGGCCGAAGGTGGTCATCGCCGACGAGCGCAACCTGGGCGAGCTTGACCGTACCGCCGCCGGAGAGCAGGCGACGGTCATCGTCATCCCCGACCCGTCGCTCTACGCCGCCGAGCCGGCCGCGGCGGTCGAGCTCGAAGCGGAGGCGCCCGCGCTGATCGTCTTCACGAGCGGCACCACCGGCCGGCCGAAGGCGGCCGTGCATCCCCAGCGCTACCTGGCCGGGCAGGAGCTCATGGCCCGGGCCTGGCTGGGCGCCGAGGCCGGCGATGTGGTCTGGTGCACCGCGTCGTCGGGCTGGTCGAAGAGCGCCCGGAACGCCTTCGTCGCGCCGTGGCTGCGCGGCGCCGCGGGGCTCCTCCACGACGCCCGGTTCGACGCTGCCGAGCGGCTCGACGTGGTCGCGCGCGAGCGGGTGAACGTGCTCTGCATGTCGCCCACCGAGTACCGGCTCGTCGCCAAGCGCGTCCCCATCCGCGCGCCCGCCTCGTTGCGCCGGCTCGTCGCCGCCGGCGAGGCGCTCGACGCCGAGACGCTCGAGCGCTGGCGCGCGGCGACCGGCCTCGCCATCCTCGACGGGTACGGCCAGACCGAGACGGCCCACCTGACGGCGCCGCCCGGGCCCGGCGAGACCCGCCCGGGCTCGATGGGCCGGCCGCTCCCCGGCGTGCGGATCTGGATCGAGGACGGCGAGCTCGTGGTCGACCCGGCCAGCGTGCCGACGTTCTTCACCGGCTACCTGGGCGAGCCGGCGGCCGACCGCTCGCAGCCGTGGCGCACCGGCGACCGCGTCCGCCAGGACGACGACGGCTATCTGTACTTCGACAGCCGTACGGACGACGTCATCATCTCGTCCGGCTACCGCATAGGCCCGTTCGAGGTCGAGTCCGTGCTCCAGTCGCACCCCGCCGTCGCCGAGGCCGCCGTCGTCGGCATGCCTGACCCCGACCGGGGCGAGATCGTCCGCGCCGTCGTCGTCCCCGCGCCCGGATACGCGCCGTCGGACGAGCTCGGCGCCCAGCTGCAGGAGCACGTCAAGCGGCTCACCGCCCCCTACAAGCATCCGCGCGTGGTCGAGTTCGCC
It includes:
- a CDS encoding AMP-binding protein, with the protein product MNFARDVVDAAPADATALIELGRDGSRREWTFAEVSCASACLAGRLRHEGVEPGDVVMTLVGNRSEWALALVACFRIGAVVLPCTEQLRAADLQARLGLIRPKVVIADERNLGELDRTAAGEQATVIVIPDPSLYAAEPAAAVELEAEAPALIVFTSGTTGRPKAAVHPQRYLAGQELMARAWLGAEAGDVVWCTASSGWSKSARNAFVAPWLRGAAGLLHDARFDAAERLDVVARERVNVLCMSPTEYRLVAKRVPIRAPASLRRLVAAGEALDAETLERWRAATGLAILDGYGQTETAHLTAPPGPGETRPGSMGRPLPGVRIWIEDGELVVDPASVPTFFTGYLGEPAADRSQPWRTGDRVRQDDDGYLYFDSRTDDVIISSGYRIGPFEVESVLQSHPAVAEAAVVGMPDPDRGEIVRAVVVPAPGYAPSDELGAQLQEHVKRLTAPYKHPRVVEFAPELPRTASGKLRRAALRSR